From the Anaeromyxobacter dehalogenans 2CP-1 genome, the window CGTCCGGACGTGCGGAAGCCTGCGCACCTGCTCGAGGACCCCGGGCGCGGGCGCCGAGTCCACGTTCAGGAAGGCGAACGCGCGAGAGTGGTCGTCGAGCCGCGACAGCGAGATGCGCGCGATGTTCACGCCGGCCGCGCCGAGCGCCGTGCCGAGGTTGCCGACCACGCCGGGCGCGTCGTCGTTCTCGCACAGGATGACGTGGCCCTCCGGCACCGCCTCCAGGCGGAACCCGTCCACGCGCACGAGGCGGGCCTCGCGCTTGCCGTACACGGTGCCCGCGACGTGCGCCTCCCCGCCCTGCCCGCGCACGGTCACCGTGACCAGGCTGGCGTAGTCGTGCGGCTCGGCGGAGCGGACCTCGCGCACCGCGATCCCGCGCTCCTTCGCGACCGCCGGGGCGCTCACGTCGTTCACCGGCGTCTCGAGGTGGTGGCGCAGAAAGGCCGCCAGCGTGCGCGCGGCGAGCGGGCGGATCGGCGCGGCGGCCAGCTCTCCGGCCACCTCGACGGTGACCTCGCTCGGCCCCTGCGGCGCGAGCTGCGCCGCGAGCGACCCGAGCTTCTCGCAGAGCGGCAGGAACGGCGCGATCTGGTCCATGATCTCCCGCGGCAGCCCCGGCACGTTCACCGCGTTCTTCACCACGCCGTGGTTCAGGTACGCGGCGAGCTGCTCCGCCACCGCGACCGCCACCGCCGACTGCGCCTCCTCGGTGGAGGCGCCGATGTGCGGCGTGGCGACGAACCCGTCCAGCCCGAGCAGCGGGTGATCGGCCGGGGGCGGCTCCTGCTCGAACACGTCCAGCGCGGCGCCGCCCAGGTGCCCGGACGCGAGCGCGTCCGCGAGCGCCCGCTCGTCCACGATCCCCCCGCGGGCGCAGTTCACCAGGAGCGCGCCCTTCTTCATGCGGGCGAGCACCTTCGCGTCCACCAGGTTGCGGGTCTGCTCGGTGAGCGGGACGTGCAGCGAGACGACGTCGGCCTGGGCCCAGAGCGCGTCCAGCTCGACGCGCTCGACCCCCAGCTTGGCCGCGGCCTCGGCGGAGATGAACGGGTCGTAGGCGACCACGCGCATCTTCATGGCGAGCGCGCGGTCCACCAGCACCGACCCGATGTTGCCGATGCCGACCACGCCCAGCGTCTTGCCGGCGAGCTCGTGCCCCTGGAAGCGCTTCTTCTCCCACTTGCCCGCCTTCACGCTGGCGGTGGCGGCCGGCACGTGGCGGGAGAGCGCCAGGATCATCGCGAGCGCGAGCTCGGCGACCGTGACCGACGAGCCGCCCGGCGTGTTCATCACCACCACGCCGCGGCGGGTCGCGGCATCGAGGTCGACGTTGTCCACGCCGACCCCGGCGCGGCCGATCACGCGGAGCCGCGAGGCCTTCTCCAGCAGCTTCGCGGTCACCTTGGTGGCGCTGCGCACCGCGAGCGCGTCGTAGTCGCCGATGATGGCCTCGAGCGCGTCGGGCTTGAGGCCGACCTTCACGTCCACCTCGAGGCCGGCCTGCTTCAACACGGCCACGGCCTCCGGGGAAAGGTCATCGGACACGAGGACACGGGCTGCCATCGATCTCCTCCCGCCCGGGCTGGGGTGTGCACGCGGGCGTTCACGTTGTCGGTCGAGCTGCGAGGGAGGAGGGACCTAGTGTCCGGCCACGTGCGCGTCAACGCCTCTTGACCCCCATCAAGAGAGATACCCGGCGGGAAATTGCCTGGTCCCGATGGGTTCGCGCGGATGCCCTGGCGCGGGCGTCGGCGTCGGCGTCGGCGTCGCCGGCGGGACGGCGCGGGCGCTACCGCCGCCGCAGCCCGGACAGCGCGTTGTCCACGGCCTGCTGCTTGACCCGGTCGATCTCGGCCTCGCTGCCGGCGGGCACGATCCCGACCACCATCGCCGACACCGCCAGCTCGAGCGCGCCGAGCAGCCCCGCCGCGCAGATGACCGGGTCGGCGTCGGCGCGCAGCTCGCCGCGCGCCTGCCCCTGGCGCACCACGCCCGCGACCAGCTCCACCGCCTTCTCGAACGTCTCGCGCGTCGAGCCGGCGCGGAGGCCCTGGGGCGTGCGCGTGACCTCCAGGATCAGCACCCGCACCGCGGCGGGCGCGGTCTTGTACACGTCGAACACGAACGAGAAGATGCCGGCGACCTTCTCCTCCGCGCTCCCCGGGCCGGCGTCGATGGCCGCGAGCGCGTTCATGAAGATGGTCCACTGCTCGGCGAACACGCTCTCCAGCAGCTCGTCCTTGTTCCGGAAGTAATGGTAGACGAGCCCGTAGGCGACCTCGGCGGCGCGGGCCACGTCGGCGATGCGGCAGCCGTGGTACCCGCGCTCCGCGAAGACGCGGACGGCGGCGTGCAGGATGGCGCGACGCTTCTCGGGCTCGGCCCGGCCGGCCGCGCCCGCGGAGGGCGCCGGCCGCGTTCTCGCTCGGCTCACCCGCTGATTCTTCGGTCGATCGCGGCCGCCCGGCAACCGCCGAATCCGCGCCGGCGGCGATTTACCCTCCCGGGATCGCCCGGCCGCGCACGCAGGGTGAATCCGGCCGGGCTCCCGCCCCCTGGCGCCTCAACGCACCGCGG encodes:
- a CDS encoding TetR/AcrR family transcriptional regulator, whose protein sequence is MSRARTRPAPSAGAAGRAEPEKRRAILHAAVRVFAERGYHGCRIADVARAAEVAYGLVYHYFRNKDELLESVFAEQWTIFMNALAAIDAGPGSAEEKVAGIFSFVFDVYKTAPAAVRVLILEVTRTPQGLRAGSTRETFEKAVELVAGVVRQGQARGELRADADPVICAAGLLGALELAVSAMVVGIVPAGSEAEIDRVKQQAVDNALSGLRRR
- the serA gene encoding phosphoglycerate dehydrogenase, which encodes MAARVLVSDDLSPEAVAVLKQAGLEVDVKVGLKPDALEAIIGDYDALAVRSATKVTAKLLEKASRLRVIGRAGVGVDNVDLDAATRRGVVVMNTPGGSSVTVAELALAMILALSRHVPAATASVKAGKWEKKRFQGHELAGKTLGVVGIGNIGSVLVDRALAMKMRVVAYDPFISAEAAAKLGVERVELDALWAQADVVSLHVPLTEQTRNLVDAKVLARMKKGALLVNCARGGIVDERALADALASGHLGGAALDVFEQEPPPADHPLLGLDGFVATPHIGASTEEAQSAVAVAVAEQLAAYLNHGVVKNAVNVPGLPREIMDQIAPFLPLCEKLGSLAAQLAPQGPSEVTVEVAGELAAAPIRPLAARTLAAFLRHHLETPVNDVSAPAVAKERGIAVREVRSAEPHDYASLVTVTVRGQGGEAHVAGTVYGKREARLVRVDGFRLEAVPEGHVILCENDDAPGVVGNLGTALGAAGVNIARISLSRLDDHSRAFAFLNVDSAPAPGVLEQVRRLPHVRTVRSIHL